Proteins from a single region of Terriglobus sp. TAA 43:
- the xylA gene encoding xylose isomerase, producing MSDTLFHDLPTVKYEGATSTNQLAYQFYDAERVVLGKPLKDHLRFAVAYWHSFAMTGTDPFGGATIHRPWMGEGDPIAQAKVKADAAFELFRVLDLPFFCFHDADIAPAEETLAGTLKNLHTIADYLGEKISKSNTKLLWGTANLFSHPRFMAGASTNPDPEVFAWCAATVKNCMDVTQQLGGSNYVLWGGREGYETLLNTDMKQELEQMGRFLSLVVDYKHKIGFKGQILIEPKPKEPTSHQYDFDAATVYGFLKKFGLENEVRVNLEANHATLAGHSFEHEIATAGALGILGSLDINRGDALLGWDTDQFPNDLWTMTMAMYQVIKAGGLGMGGMNFDAKVRRQSFTPEDLVYAHVGGVDLCARAFLKAASIIEEGTYDKVITDRYAGWQAPEAQAILTGKKTLDEIAEDALKNSIQPQPRSGRQEQIENLLARRIYS from the coding sequence TTGTCCGACACGCTGTTTCATGATCTGCCCACCGTGAAGTATGAAGGTGCCACCAGCACGAACCAGCTTGCCTATCAGTTTTACGACGCGGAACGCGTCGTGCTGGGCAAGCCTCTGAAAGATCATCTCCGCTTTGCCGTCGCGTACTGGCATTCCTTTGCAATGACGGGCACGGATCCGTTCGGTGGCGCGACCATTCATCGTCCCTGGATGGGAGAGGGCGATCCAATTGCGCAAGCAAAGGTGAAGGCAGATGCAGCGTTTGAACTTTTCCGCGTGCTTGATCTTCCCTTCTTCTGCTTCCACGATGCAGACATTGCTCCTGCAGAGGAGACGCTGGCTGGAACGTTGAAGAATCTGCACACCATTGCAGATTATCTTGGTGAAAAGATCAGCAAGTCGAATACGAAGCTGCTGTGGGGCACGGCGAATCTCTTCTCACATCCGCGCTTCATGGCGGGCGCTTCTACCAATCCCGATCCGGAAGTCTTTGCATGGTGCGCAGCCACGGTGAAGAACTGCATGGATGTTACGCAGCAGTTGGGCGGTTCAAACTATGTTTTGTGGGGCGGCCGCGAAGGTTATGAAACGCTGCTGAACACGGACATGAAGCAGGAACTGGAGCAGATGGGCCGCTTCCTGTCGCTAGTGGTGGACTACAAACACAAGATTGGTTTCAAGGGACAGATTCTCATTGAGCCGAAGCCGAAGGAACCAACATCGCATCAGTACGATTTCGATGCCGCCACGGTCTACGGCTTCCTGAAGAAGTTTGGCCTGGAAAACGAAGTGCGTGTCAACCTGGAAGCAAACCACGCCACGCTGGCTGGCCACAGCTTTGAGCATGAGATTGCAACGGCCGGTGCGCTTGGCATTCTCGGTTCGCTCGATATCAACCGTGGCGATGCCCTGCTTGGCTGGGATACTGACCAGTTCCCCAACGACCTGTGGACCATGACGATGGCCATGTATCAGGTCATCAAGGCAGGTGGTCTGGGCATGGGCGGCATGAATTTCGATGCGAAAGTGCGTCGTCAGAGCTTCACGCCGGAAGACCTGGTTTACGCTCACGTTGGTGGAGTGGATCTGTGTGCCCGCGCCTTCCTGAAGGCAGCCAGCATCATCGAGGAAGGTACCTACGATAAGGTAATTACCGATCGCTATGCGGGCTGGCAGGCCCCGGAAGCGCAGGCCATTCTTACCGGCAAGAAAACACTGGATGAGATTGCAGAGGATGCATTGAAGAACAGCATTCAGCCGCAACCGCGTTCCGGACGCCAGGAACAGATTGAAAATCTGCTGGCGCGACGTATCTATTCCTAA
- a CDS encoding efflux RND transporter permease subunit produces the protein MLQRLIAGALRQRLILVVVSLVLVGFGVNAAKHLSVDAFPDVANVQVQIATEATGKSPEEVERFVTVPIEIAMTGLPGMTDMRSLNKPGLSLITLVFTDESDLFRERQMISERLAELRDRMPEGVTPVLGPITNALGEVYQYTLEVPGEAEAKHVLTQEELIQRRTLEDWVVRPLLRSISGVAEINSTGGFVKQYETLVDPQKLHYYNLTIHDVSTALSHNNANEGGGVLPQHAEQYLIRSVGLIRDLDDIRNIVLKESGGTPVYIRDVADVRIGTEVRYGAMIKNGYSEAVGGVVLMTSGGNAKEIVSRVKERVAEINARHMIPDGLQIVPYYDRSQLVDAAIHTVTEVLGEGIVLVVVILFLFLGDLRSSLIVSANLVLTPLLTFMVMNYLHISANLMSLGGLAIAIGLMVDGSVVVVENVFATLSHASHDGHSMSRRGKCDVVLRAVGEVATPTLFGVTIIILVFLPLMTLEGMEGKMFAPLAYTIAIALAISLVLSLTLSPVLCTYLLKGGTENDTWLVRILRRPYQAVLHWATRHRMWMIAGVVVLFLASLCLFPFLGTSFIPEMQEGTLSPNADRVPNISLDESLRMEKQMQSLMLKVPGVENVVSRVGRGESPADPAGPNEADVLASLTPFDERPRGMTQDGIAEQIREKLATLPGINLVMSQPISDRVDEMVSGVRADVAVMLYGDDLSLLVKKAGDIARVASGIAGTQDTRVDRVGGQQYLTIQINRGAIARYGLNASDVNEVIETAIAGKAATQIYEGERRFSGVVRLPSRLRDSVEDVRELLISSPDGPRIPLKELADVKVVEGPALINRSMGKRRIVVGVNVQGRDLGGYVKELQQKVDQKVPLPSGYFIEWGGQFHNMERALHHLMIIVPITIAAIFFLLFVLFKSVRYAALIITVLPLASIGGIIGLFVTGEYLSVPASVGFIALWGIAVLNGVVLVSYIKKLRYEGRSQTEAIREGTALRFRPVMMTATVAALGLVPFLFATGPGSEIQRPLAIVVIGGLVTSTALTLLLVPVVYPLFEGKDIPLLAEDEDDVQNPAPYVS, from the coding sequence ATGCTGCAACGCCTAATCGCAGGCGCTCTGCGGCAGCGTCTGATCCTTGTTGTCGTCTCGCTTGTTCTGGTTGGCTTCGGTGTGAATGCAGCGAAGCACCTATCGGTAGATGCGTTCCCCGATGTTGCAAATGTACAGGTTCAGATTGCAACGGAAGCAACCGGGAAAAGCCCTGAGGAAGTGGAGCGCTTCGTCACGGTACCCATTGAGATTGCGATGACGGGGCTTCCCGGCATGACGGACATGCGTTCGTTGAATAAACCGGGATTGTCTCTCATCACACTTGTCTTCACTGATGAGAGTGATCTCTTCCGTGAGCGTCAGATGATCTCTGAACGTCTCGCGGAATTACGAGATCGTATGCCGGAGGGAGTAACTCCGGTACTGGGGCCGATTACAAACGCGTTAGGCGAGGTCTATCAATACACGCTTGAAGTGCCCGGTGAGGCAGAAGCCAAGCATGTGCTTACACAAGAGGAACTCATTCAAAGGCGCACTCTAGAGGATTGGGTTGTTCGGCCGCTTCTGCGTTCCATCTCCGGTGTTGCGGAAATCAACTCCACCGGAGGGTTCGTCAAGCAATATGAGACGCTTGTCGATCCACAGAAATTGCACTATTACAACCTGACCATTCACGATGTCAGCACAGCTCTTTCGCACAACAATGCGAACGAAGGCGGCGGCGTTCTGCCGCAGCACGCGGAACAATATCTAATTCGCAGTGTGGGACTCATTCGCGATCTCGACGATATCCGCAATATTGTTTTGAAGGAGTCAGGCGGAACACCGGTTTACATTCGCGATGTAGCGGATGTCCGTATCGGAACCGAGGTCCGTTATGGCGCCATGATCAAGAACGGTTATTCCGAAGCCGTTGGCGGCGTTGTACTCATGACAAGTGGTGGCAACGCGAAGGAAATTGTCAGTCGAGTTAAAGAGCGCGTAGCAGAAATCAACGCGCGGCATATGATTCCTGATGGTCTTCAGATTGTTCCGTACTATGACCGTTCGCAACTCGTAGACGCGGCGATACACACCGTGACAGAGGTCTTGGGCGAAGGAATTGTCTTAGTCGTTGTTATCCTCTTTCTCTTTCTCGGTGATCTACGCTCGAGCCTGATCGTCAGCGCCAACCTTGTGTTGACGCCGCTGTTGACGTTCATGGTCATGAACTATCTCCACATCTCGGCAAACCTTATGTCGCTTGGCGGTCTTGCGATCGCCATTGGTCTCATGGTGGATGGTTCCGTTGTGGTCGTGGAAAATGTGTTTGCGACATTGAGTCACGCATCACATGACGGCCATTCGATGAGTCGTCGCGGAAAATGTGATGTGGTTCTGCGAGCAGTGGGAGAGGTTGCGACGCCTACACTCTTCGGCGTGACTATCATCATTCTCGTGTTCCTCCCTTTGATGACGCTCGAAGGGATGGAAGGGAAGATGTTTGCGCCGCTGGCGTATACCATCGCCATCGCACTTGCTATTTCCCTGGTGCTTTCGCTCACTCTATCGCCCGTACTGTGCACCTATCTGCTGAAGGGCGGAACAGAAAACGATACATGGTTAGTTCGCATCTTGCGACGGCCGTATCAGGCTGTACTTCATTGGGCGACGCGGCACCGCATGTGGATGATTGCCGGCGTTGTGGTGTTGTTTTTAGCATCATTGTGTCTGTTCCCATTCCTGGGTACATCGTTCATTCCGGAAATGCAGGAGGGAACGCTCTCACCCAACGCGGATCGTGTTCCAAATATCTCGTTGGATGAATCCCTGCGCATGGAAAAGCAGATGCAGTCCCTCATGCTCAAAGTTCCGGGTGTCGAGAATGTTGTCAGCCGTGTCGGACGAGGTGAATCGCCTGCTGATCCTGCGGGTCCAAATGAAGCGGATGTACTCGCATCGTTGACGCCGTTTGATGAAAGACCTCGTGGCATGACGCAGGATGGAATCGCGGAGCAGATTCGCGAGAAGCTTGCCACGCTTCCGGGCATCAACCTGGTAATGTCGCAGCCCATCAGTGATCGTGTGGACGAGATGGTTTCCGGCGTTCGTGCGGACGTCGCGGTGATGCTATACGGTGACGATCTCAGCCTACTGGTAAAAAAGGCCGGTGATATTGCGCGCGTAGCGAGCGGTATTGCGGGTACCCAGGATACGCGTGTGGATCGTGTTGGTGGGCAGCAGTACCTGACGATTCAGATCAATCGCGGGGCGATCGCACGCTACGGACTCAACGCATCCGACGTGAACGAGGTGATTGAGACGGCGATTGCGGGCAAGGCTGCAACTCAGATTTACGAAGGAGAACGGCGCTTTTCCGGCGTTGTAAGATTGCCATCTCGTTTGAGGGATAGTGTGGAAGATGTCCGGGAGCTGCTGATCAGTTCGCCGGACGGGCCTCGCATTCCTTTGAAGGAACTCGCGGATGTAAAGGTGGTCGAAGGTCCCGCACTCATCAACCGAAGCATGGGGAAGCGCCGCATTGTGGTGGGTGTTAACGTGCAGGGTCGCGACCTTGGCGGTTACGTGAAGGAGTTGCAGCAGAAGGTAGATCAAAAGGTGCCATTGCCCTCAGGCTATTTCATTGAGTGGGGAGGACAGTTTCATAACATGGAACGTGCTCTGCATCACCTGATGATTATTGTCCCGATCACCATTGCAGCTATTTTCTTCTTACTATTTGTTCTCTTTAAATCGGTGCGGTACGCGGCGCTGATCATCACCGTGCTGCCTCTCGCATCCATTGGAGGTATCATCGGTTTGTTCGTTACTGGTGAATATCTATCCGTGCCCGCATCCGTAGGTTTTATTGCACTGTGGGGTATTGCCGTACTGAATGGAGTTGTTCTTGTCAGTTACATAAAGAAGCTTCGCTACGAAGGGCGATCTCAGACCGAGGCGATTCGAGAAGGTACGGCTTTGCGTTTCCGGCCTGTGATGATGACGGCGACGGTGGCAGCGCTGGGACTTGTGCCATTCCTGTTTGCGACAGGTCCAGGATCAGAGATTCAGCGGCCTCTTGCCATCGTTGTCATTGGAGGACTGGTTACATCCACAGCTCTCACGCTTCTATTGGTGCCTGTTGTGTACCCGCTGTTCGAAGGAAAGGATATCCCTCTCTTGGCTGAAGATGAGGATGACGTACAGAACCCGGCGCCTTATGTCTCATAA
- a CDS encoding efflux RND transporter periplasmic adaptor subunit: MKARFLKYQMMCLCSLVLLAGCKQKVEEKSSAQQQDPNIVTVGPGLANNLKVGTAQIADLKGTLQVAAHVETDARRIARVGSPVAGRILRLIVFEGQKVNAGATLATLHSTELSDAQMQLIKAESQQGLAAAGVARAEQLVAADVIGRAELERRRAEQLQAATEVAAYGTQLRGLGMTEGQIHQLETNRRLSADYPIVSPRSGTVLKRDVTVGQVVQPADPAFTIADLSSVWIVANVPEEEGAALQQGLEVTVRIPASPTDEIHGRLSYVSPIVDPNTRTIAVRMDVANTGGALKPDQLASMSFVGKSQRQLTVPNTAVVREEDKDHVFVRIGKGRYILREVVLGVEENDRRAVVSGITEADSLVLDGAFHLNNQRKQAAIKGGE, translated from the coding sequence GTGAAAGCAAGATTTTTGAAATATCAGATGATGTGCCTGTGTTCTCTCGTACTGCTTGCAGGATGCAAACAGAAGGTTGAAGAGAAAAGCTCCGCGCAACAGCAGGATCCCAACATCGTCACGGTGGGTCCAGGGCTGGCAAATAACCTGAAGGTGGGTACGGCCCAAATCGCAGATTTGAAGGGAACGCTTCAAGTGGCGGCGCACGTGGAAACGGATGCGCGACGTATTGCCCGCGTCGGATCGCCGGTTGCCGGAAGGATTCTCCGACTGATTGTCTTTGAAGGACAGAAAGTGAATGCAGGCGCAACGCTTGCCACGCTTCACAGTACTGAGCTATCCGATGCACAAATGCAATTGATTAAGGCAGAGTCACAGCAAGGATTAGCGGCAGCGGGAGTTGCGCGAGCGGAACAACTTGTGGCAGCGGATGTCATCGGTCGCGCAGAACTGGAACGCAGGCGTGCGGAGCAATTGCAGGCCGCGACGGAAGTTGCTGCATACGGCACACAGTTGCGCGGGCTTGGTATGACCGAGGGACAGATTCATCAGTTGGAGACGAATCGCAGGCTGAGTGCCGATTATCCGATAGTCTCTCCGCGTTCCGGAACTGTGTTGAAGCGTGATGTGACGGTGGGACAGGTGGTGCAGCCCGCAGACCCAGCCTTCACGATTGCTGATCTTTCCAGCGTTTGGATCGTGGCCAATGTCCCCGAAGAAGAGGGCGCTGCTCTTCAGCAGGGATTGGAAGTAACCGTTCGCATCCCCGCGTCGCCGACAGACGAGATTCACGGCCGACTGAGCTATGTATCGCCGATTGTGGATCCGAATACCAGGACCATTGCAGTGCGAATGGACGTTGCAAACACTGGTGGCGCTCTGAAGCCGGATCAGCTTGCCAGTATGAGCTTTGTTGGGAAGAGTCAAAGACAATTGACGGTCCCGAACACGGCCGTAGTGCGTGAAGAAGACAAGGATCATGTCTTCGTGCGGATTGGAAAAGGACGTTACATCCTGCGTGAGGTGGTTCTGGGCGTGGAGGAAAATGATCGCCGCGCTGTTGTGAGCGGTATCACTGAAGCAGATTCGTTGGTTCTTGATGGTGCCTTCCATCTCAACAATCAACGTAAACAGGCGGCCATCAAAGGGGGCGAATAA
- a CDS encoding TolC family protein, whose translation MKRICIAITATLVSVCPLLSAQSPSSTAASVDSESKSSLTLTLDQALAMSHAHSPRLKEAEAVVAAAKAGIKTARAYSNPNVEVFAGRQYARPIATPGVPGLLQHYAGSQVIEIPSERGARKRTAEHTSEASRWAAQGMLRSVDADTRHAFYEALHRREEIAHATENLQLVKDLHRRVTVEVNAGEKGRLELTRATAELARAQFAVSSAQLEYAQAIAHLRATIAAPAGVELNPQGDVEPRMSLPHFSDLRAKVFQSHPALLQSSQEREAAEASLDRQKALRIPQPTAFAEFENQPDLRYWRAGVTVPLPIFDRRRGAIEEAKAIVTRTDAVLEQRQLEITAALERSYEQYQLADEQVGSLEAGPLHAAESAVQAAESAYRFGERGIVEVLDAQRVLQSVRGDLLDAQYARQSALVDLEELGAVAPSGVTP comes from the coding sequence GTGAAGCGTATTTGCATAGCTATAACAGCGACGCTCGTGTCAGTCTGTCCTTTGCTGTCGGCACAGTCCCCATCGTCTACCGCTGCCTCTGTAGATTCGGAGTCCAAGAGCAGTCTCACTCTCACGTTGGATCAAGCTCTCGCAATGTCACATGCACATAGTCCTCGCCTCAAGGAGGCAGAGGCTGTTGTGGCGGCAGCGAAAGCCGGAATCAAAACTGCACGTGCGTACAGTAATCCGAACGTAGAAGTGTTTGCAGGGCGTCAGTATGCGCGTCCGATTGCGACCCCGGGTGTCCCGGGACTGCTCCAGCACTATGCGGGATCACAGGTTATTGAGATTCCGTCAGAGCGCGGTGCTCGCAAGCGAACGGCTGAGCATACGAGTGAGGCGAGTCGCTGGGCAGCTCAAGGAATGTTGCGATCTGTAGACGCCGATACAAGACATGCGTTTTACGAAGCTCTCCATCGGAGAGAAGAGATCGCGCATGCAACAGAGAATCTGCAGCTGGTTAAAGACCTGCATCGTCGCGTGACCGTGGAGGTCAATGCCGGCGAGAAGGGAAGATTGGAATTAACACGTGCGACAGCCGAACTTGCCCGAGCTCAATTCGCGGTCAGCAGCGCGCAACTGGAATATGCGCAAGCCATCGCGCATCTCCGAGCTACGATTGCTGCGCCCGCCGGAGTCGAACTGAACCCGCAAGGTGATGTGGAACCCCGGATGTCTCTGCCGCACTTTTCCGATCTTCGTGCCAAAGTCTTCCAATCGCATCCCGCGCTTCTGCAATCTTCTCAGGAACGGGAAGCAGCCGAGGCTTCGCTCGATCGACAGAAGGCTTTGCGCATCCCCCAACCTACGGCATTCGCGGAATTCGAAAATCAACCCGATCTTCGATATTGGCGCGCTGGTGTCACCGTGCCACTGCCGATCTTTGATCGCCGACGTGGCGCAATCGAAGAAGCAAAGGCTATCGTGACGCGCACAGATGCCGTGTTGGAACAGCGCCAACTTGAAATCACCGCAGCTTTAGAGCGTTCGTATGAACAATATCAATTGGCTGACGAACAGGTAGGGTCACTCGAAGCGGGACCCCTGCACGCCGCGGAAAGTGCAGTACAAGCCGCGGAGTCTGCGTATCGCTTCGGAGAGCGCGGAATTGTGGAAGTGCTTGATGCTCAGCGCGTCCTTCAAAGTGTTCGTGGTGATTTGCTGGATGCGCAATACGCGCGGCAATCAGCGCTGGTCGATCTGGAAGAACTTGGCGCGGTCGCGCCTTCGGGAGTTACACCGTGA
- a CDS encoding PAS domain-containing sensor histidine kinase, which translates to MRTSKMKASLIVCLVTLLAVFTWVIPPRAEWLHNILHHLNILPFMLAGLFFGWRGTLKTILFAIVLQTPSIYRHWHAAPTDAQDQIVELSTFGAAGIIAGVLSDRERMLRMRVETTKHELETLHIELQQNIEHLRKTERLTAAGQLSASLAHEIRNPLASISGAAGILYRGQASEGSQRECLEILTKESQRLNKLLTNFLIFARPRLPRLQEVEANDLLRSVVTLAQHATAERNITLQLALIAIPQKITCDPEQIRQLLLNLLLNAIQASPEHGIVKMTTSLTANDLVIEVSDEGEGITGQVAERIFDPFFTTKTNGTGLGLAIAATIASQHAGTLTYRSNSPRGACFLLQLPLTATAVPSNLVGAA; encoded by the coding sequence ATGCGAACCAGTAAGATGAAGGCGTCGCTCATCGTCTGTCTGGTTACCCTGCTGGCTGTTTTCACCTGGGTTATACCGCCGCGTGCAGAGTGGCTTCATAATATTCTCCACCATCTCAACATCCTTCCCTTCATGCTTGCCGGATTGTTCTTCGGTTGGCGCGGGACGCTCAAGACAATCCTTTTTGCCATCGTTCTGCAAACCCCCTCTATCTATCGCCACTGGCATGCGGCACCGACGGATGCGCAGGATCAGATTGTGGAATTGAGTACATTCGGGGCCGCGGGTATCATCGCGGGTGTTTTGTCAGATCGCGAACGGATGCTTCGCATGCGAGTCGAAACCACCAAACATGAGTTGGAGACCTTGCATATCGAGTTACAGCAGAATATTGAGCATCTGCGAAAAACGGAGAGACTGACAGCTGCAGGACAACTGTCAGCGAGCCTGGCCCATGAGATCCGTAACCCTCTCGCAAGCATTAGTGGTGCCGCTGGAATTCTTTACCGTGGACAAGCCTCCGAAGGTAGCCAGAGAGAGTGCTTGGAAATTCTTACGAAAGAGTCGCAAAGGCTAAATAAGCTACTGACGAACTTTCTTATCTTTGCGAGACCACGGCTTCCCCGGCTTCAGGAAGTGGAGGCGAATGACCTTCTGCGATCTGTGGTCACCCTTGCGCAACACGCGACTGCGGAACGAAACATCACACTGCAACTAGCTTTGATCGCGATACCGCAAAAGATTACCTGCGATCCGGAACAGATTCGACAACTCCTACTGAATTTGCTTTTGAATGCCATCCAAGCATCGCCAGAACATGGCATCGTGAAGATGACGACATCGCTCACCGCAAACGATCTTGTAATCGAAGTGAGTGACGAAGGTGAAGGAATTACGGGACAAGTCGCAGAGCGAATTTTTGATCCCTTCTTCACAACGAAGACAAACGGCACTGGCTTAGGGCTGGCAATTGCAGCCACAATCGCGTCACAACACGCTGGGACCCTCACATACAGATCGAATTCGCCACGGGGCGCTTGTTTCCTTCTTCAACTTCCGTTGACCGCGACGGCCGTTCCGTCCAACCTCGTGGGAGCCGCATAA
- a CDS encoding sigma-54 dependent transcriptional regulator — protein sequence MRPNHILVVDDDSSLRRVMQMQLEEAGYEVTLASDGDEACKLLASEKPPLVITDLRMPTSGMELLSFIQRENLLTTVIVVTAFGTVESAVEAMRNGAYDYVTKPLDFDALLLVVHRAMERQNLLEEVRTLRSALDQRYEFSGIIAQSKSFLRVLDQAARVAERDATVLIQGETGTGKELIARAIHHNSRRHSRPFVAINCGAIPRDLVESELFGYRRGAFTGAVSDRLGRVEAADGGTLFLDEIGELPLDAQVKLLRLLQEGEISKIGANKPTHVNVRVIAATHRNLQAMVEDGTFREDLYYRLAVVPLFIPPIRERREDIPLLLAELFERSRQRHGLQDISLSQGSLKRLVAYRWPGNVREMENVLERLIVLATHSLITEDDLPEEIARPSQQAPSLWPDLPEEGISLEAVEKDLISRALEKFHGNQTHAARYLDISRRTLIYRMEKHGLAPGQEADPVRDIRA from the coding sequence ATGAGGCCAAATCATATTCTCGTAGTGGATGACGACAGCAGTCTTCGCCGCGTTATGCAGATGCAGCTCGAAGAAGCTGGCTATGAAGTCACACTCGCAAGTGACGGCGACGAAGCCTGCAAACTGCTGGCCTCTGAGAAACCTCCGCTAGTTATCACCGATCTTCGGATGCCCACCAGCGGGATGGAGCTTCTCAGTTTCATTCAACGCGAGAATTTGCTGACCACGGTAATTGTCGTCACCGCCTTTGGAACAGTCGAAAGCGCCGTTGAGGCAATGCGAAACGGCGCGTACGACTATGTCACTAAGCCACTGGATTTTGATGCACTGTTGCTGGTTGTGCATCGTGCCATGGAGCGGCAGAACCTTCTGGAGGAAGTACGGACGTTGCGCTCCGCGCTGGACCAGCGCTATGAATTCAGCGGCATCATTGCTCAATCGAAAAGCTTTCTCCGCGTACTCGACCAGGCAGCACGTGTTGCGGAACGCGATGCCACTGTCCTGATCCAGGGCGAAACAGGGACCGGCAAAGAGCTGATCGCGCGCGCGATTCATCACAACAGTCGCAGACATAGCCGTCCGTTCGTTGCAATCAATTGCGGAGCGATTCCCCGCGATCTGGTGGAATCAGAACTCTTCGGATATCGGCGTGGCGCGTTTACAGGCGCAGTCAGTGATCGTCTTGGACGCGTGGAAGCGGCCGATGGCGGAACACTCTTCCTGGATGAAATCGGAGAACTCCCACTGGATGCACAGGTGAAACTTCTGCGTTTACTGCAGGAAGGGGAGATTTCCAAGATCGGTGCGAATAAGCCCACTCACGTGAATGTGCGCGTGATTGCCGCAACACATCGGAACCTGCAGGCCATGGTGGAAGACGGCACCTTCCGCGAAGATCTTTACTATCGCCTTGCTGTCGTTCCGCTCTTTATCCCACCTATCCGGGAGCGGCGCGAAGATATTCCTCTCCTACTTGCGGAGCTGTTTGAGCGCTCGCGTCAACGTCATGGGCTTCAGGACATCAGCCTTTCTCAAGGTTCACTTAAGAGGCTTGTCGCGTATCGGTGGCCTGGGAATGTTCGCGAGATGGAAAACGTTCTGGAGCGTTTGATCGTCCTGGCGACGCATAGCCTGATCACCGAAGATGACTTACCGGAAGAGATTGCGCGACCGTCGCAACAGGCGCCCTCCTTGTGGCCTGATCTTCCAGAGGAAGGTATTAGCCTGGAAGCAGTGGAGAAAGATTTGATCAGCCGCGCGCTTGAGAAGTTTCACGGCAACCAGACGCACGCCGCGCGATACCTCGATATCAGTCGCCGTACACTGATTTATCGCATGGAGAAACATGGTTTGGCTCCGGGACAGGAAGCCGATCCAGTGCGCGATATTCGTGCCTGA
- a CDS encoding DUF2946 family protein, producing MRKLLALALLIIFGFSFVSPLLAATGSESTLPACCRKAAKHHCMAMQDDSGVTDHASHVEFRSRMDHCPCCGVLGSTAVHVDALASAAFLGNATPRSTRSGLFPQSNIYSLADATYSHGKRGPPSHLLA from the coding sequence TTGCGTAAGCTCCTTGCATTGGCGTTGCTGATCATCTTCGGATTCAGCTTTGTTTCGCCGCTTCTGGCTGCGACCGGTAGCGAGTCAACTTTGCCTGCCTGCTGCCGCAAAGCTGCCAAGCATCATTGCATGGCGATGCAGGATGATTCCGGCGTCACGGATCACGCTTCCCACGTAGAGTTTCGCTCGCGTATGGACCACTGCCCGTGCTGCGGTGTGCTGGGGTCAACCGCCGTTCATGTGGACGCCCTTGCTTCCGCCGCATTTTTGGGCAATGCCACACCCCGGTCCACACGTTCGGGTTTGTTCCCGCAGAGCAACATCTATTCGCTTGCTGATGCGACCTATAGCCATGGAAAACGTGGCCCCCCTTCCCATCTCCTCGCCTAA